A window of the Lactuca sativa cultivar Salinas chromosome 5, Lsat_Salinas_v11, whole genome shotgun sequence genome harbors these coding sequences:
- the LOC128134199 gene encoding uncharacterized protein LOC128134199 — translation MEVFNIIMGKLIEDSLNFKFHSKCLALNISHLCFADDLLVFSYGNGNSVRIIRDALDEFKKVSGLKVSMEKSQIYFSCVKPNMRRIILGILPFDVGRFPFKYLGVPMCVTKLFDRDYKNLIEKIKMRIFNWKCKTLSFAGRLQLINSVLTSIHVYWASIFKIPIATINEIEKMCRSFLWANGEIVKGKAKVKWQDICKPKEYGGLGIKNLRRWNDALLAKHVWNVINNKNSLWVQKKSKSWTWKRFLEIRKTVRPHVVSCVGNGRNTALWHDWWHPIGILCTIIPRRDWVSNGLSDSSLVCDVLDFDTYSWPVEWVNKFPGLTEAPMFCIDSNMNDVVGWRDKKGICRKFSCKQVWSDLNNFGDIVPWIGLEVGKWLVNCCVHSVKLCLILIIIYSLIAIIPLEFGGISALSKMLNLKTGENLIIKCMIASCVSHIWRERNSRLFGSRRISVEGVIASIENEIRLKLMGLRKRAKLINNKKGEAMDGGGQ, via the exons ATGGAGGTGTTCAATATTATTATGGGTAAGCTTATTGAAGATTCTCTGAATTTTAAGTTCCATAGTAAGTGTTTGGCCCTCAATATCTCCCATTTATGCTTTGCTGATGATCTGTTGGTTTTCTCTTATGGTAATGGGAATTCGGTCAGAATTATAAGGGATGCTCTTGATGAATTCAAAAAGGTTTCAGGGCTGAAGGTGAGTATGGAAAAAAGTCAGATTTATTTCAGTTGTGTTAAGCCTAATATGAGAAGGATTATTTTGGGTATTCTTCCTTTTGATGTTGGGAGATTTCCGTTTAAATATTTGGGGGTTCCTATGTGTGTTACTAAGTTGTTTGATAGAGATTATAAAAACTTGATTGAAAAGATTAAGATGAGAATTTTCAACTGGAAATGTAAGACCTTATCGTTTGCTGGCAGGTTGCAACTCATTAACTCGGTCTTAACTTCTATTCATGTTTATTGGGCATCGATTTTTAAAATTCCAattgctactattaatgagattgaAAAGATGTGCAGAAGTTTTTTATGGGCTAATGGTGAGATAGTCAAAGGGAAAGCTAAAGTAAAGTGGCAAGATATCTGCAAGCCTAAGGAGTATGGTGGGCTGGGAATCAAGAATTTAAGGAGATGGAATGATGCTTTGCTTGCTAAACATGTTTGGAATGTGATCAATAACAAAAATTCCTTATGGGTGCA AAAAAAAAGTAAGAGTTGGACATGGAAGAGGTTTTTGGAAATAAGGAAAACTGTTAGGCCTCATGTTGTTTCGTGTGTGGGAAATGGAAGGAACACTGctttatggcatgattggtggcatccAATTGGTATTCTTTGTACTATTATTCCTAGAAGAGATTGGGTTAGTAATGGTCTTAGTGATTCATCTTTAGTCTGTGATGTTCTTGATTTTGATACTTATTCATGGCCGGTTGAATGGGTTAATAAGTTCCCTGGATTGACTGAAGCTCccatgttttgtattgattctaaTATGAATGATGTTGTTGGATGGAGGGATAAGAAAGGTATATGCAGAAAATTCTCATGTAAACAGGTGTGGAGTGATTTAAATAACTTTGGAGACATTGTTCCTTG GATAGGGTTAGAGGTTGGGAAGTGGCTGGTAAATTGTTGTGTCCATTCTGTGAAATTGTGCTTGATTCTCATAATCATTTATTCTTTAATTGCGATTATACCTCTAGAATTTGGAGGTATTTCTGCATTAAG CAAAATGCTTAATTTGAAGACTGGTGAGAATTTGATCATCAAATGTATGATTGCTAGCTGTGTTTCTCATATTTGGAGGGAGAGAAACTCTAGACTTTTTGGCTCTAGAAGAATTTCGGTTGAGGGGGTTATAGCTAGTATTGAGAATGAGATTCGTTTGAAGCTGATGGGGTTAAGGAAAAGAGCTAAATTGATCAataataag AAAGGTGAGGCAATGGATGGTGGTGGGCAATAG